One part of the Bdellovibrio bacteriovorus genome encodes these proteins:
- a CDS encoding PQQ-dependent sugar dehydrogenase, which produces MRVLFWLILASSLVQCTSLQKSADRKTAASRMVLDKSGYLYDPLDTSCDGFPRLQVETMPGTCLGMVMPRDRAVDRSNDKSFIKPRTILQIAGTQDFLVVDMGGWSPQNGRLFLLTRSGSSPYEIKTLKLNLETPHGLALGPDGYYYIGERTRIFKFHLKNNQITDWTLVVGNLARKEGYMHPLSQFVFDPRNGDLYINSGSPSDHCVVQGTGAYKSCPEDQAQGNGAIYRIPAQLLKNLPAGGIKNYEITALGLRNSMAMAISDKGYLIQGENSRDFAELEEPYEEINVVDLDNGVGRHYGWPYCYNFHATSPEWLFPENKNLPMHKQFKKPVDCTQTNPSGIGDYQAPWLLMPPHVAPLHMAYYKGEMFGDLFGDKLLVTWHGYQPTGHRLVAYNVDSNGLPLAKESSSTFGFNQKGACSTRKAFTPHGGMARHGSYTEIISKWDEVKGIRPKGAPVAFTEASDGSLWIVEDRENRSIVRLARSANANHQEPCDKNAAAANDPQVQLLAWRSAVKESPVLEEGYRKVQTELIQKHCLGCHGNMQAQDFGKDRFSNLDFLVKNEWILPGNLERSKLYGSVARVEGYTPMPPADKEQIFGTAEGERVNKIIAAWVNSLPTDIDSRYSQFKMADKRNIRAKPSTSATVCGQVAQGDIVYLDPRPATVTAADGYKWSRIYLVPSHSRLYKQACPTPEDGVYYISR; this is translated from the coding sequence ATGCGCGTTTTATTCTGGCTGATTCTGGCTTCTTCCTTGGTTCAATGTACGTCTTTGCAAAAAAGTGCGGACCGTAAAACAGCGGCATCTCGCATGGTGCTGGATAAAAGCGGCTATCTTTATGACCCCTTGGACACCTCCTGCGACGGGTTCCCTCGCCTGCAGGTGGAAACCATGCCCGGCACCTGTCTGGGGATGGTGATGCCCCGGGATCGCGCCGTGGATCGCAGCAATGACAAAAGCTTTATCAAGCCCCGCACTATTTTACAGATTGCCGGAACTCAGGATTTTCTGGTCGTCGATATGGGCGGATGGAGCCCGCAGAACGGCCGCCTGTTCCTGCTGACTCGTTCGGGCTCGTCCCCTTATGAAATCAAAACTTTAAAATTGAATTTGGAAACGCCCCATGGATTGGCATTGGGACCAGATGGGTATTACTACATCGGTGAACGCACCCGCATTTTCAAATTTCATCTGAAAAACAATCAGATCACCGATTGGACTCTGGTGGTGGGAAACCTGGCACGCAAAGAAGGTTACATGCACCCGCTTTCGCAGTTTGTGTTTGATCCACGCAACGGGGACCTTTACATCAACTCTGGGTCACCCAGTGATCACTGCGTGGTTCAGGGCACCGGCGCCTATAAATCCTGTCCGGAAGACCAAGCCCAAGGCAACGGTGCTATCTATCGCATCCCGGCCCAGTTGCTGAAAAACCTTCCTGCAGGTGGCATCAAAAACTATGAAATCACGGCCCTGGGATTACGCAACTCCATGGCCATGGCGATTTCTGATAAGGGTTATCTGATTCAAGGGGAAAACAGTCGTGACTTTGCCGAGCTGGAGGAACCTTACGAAGAAATCAACGTCGTCGATCTGGATAACGGAGTTGGCCGTCATTATGGCTGGCCCTATTGCTATAACTTCCACGCCACTTCGCCTGAATGGCTGTTCCCGGAAAACAAAAACCTTCCTATGCACAAACAGTTTAAGAAACCCGTGGACTGCACCCAAACCAACCCTTCCGGTATCGGTGATTATCAGGCCCCGTGGTTACTGATGCCACCACATGTGGCCCCTTTGCACATGGCTTATTATAAGGGCGAGATGTTTGGTGATCTCTTCGGCGATAAGTTGTTGGTTACGTGGCACGGCTATCAACCCACCGGACATCGTCTGGTCGCCTACAACGTGGACAGCAATGGTCTGCCCCTGGCGAAAGAATCCAGCTCCACTTTCGGCTTCAATCAAAAAGGTGCCTGCAGCACGCGCAAGGCCTTTACTCCTCATGGTGGAATGGCCCGTCATGGTTCTTACACCGAAATCATTTCCAAGTGGGACGAAGTCAAAGGCATTCGCCCTAAGGGGGCTCCGGTGGCCTTCACCGAAGCTTCCGATGGATCCCTGTGGATTGTCGAGGACCGTGAAAACCGCAGCATCGTGCGACTGGCAAGATCAGCCAACGCCAATCATCAGGAACCTTGTGACAAAAACGCCGCTGCCGCCAACGATCCCCAAGTGCAGCTTCTGGCGTGGAGATCCGCAGTCAAAGAAAGTCCTGTGCTGGAAGAAGGCTATCGCAAGGTTCAAACCGAACTGATTCAAAAGCACTGTCTGGGTTGCCACGGCAATATGCAGGCCCAGGACTTCGGCAAGGACCGCTTCAGCAATCTCGATTTCCTGGTGAAAAATGAATGGATTCTTCCGGGGAACCTTGAGCGCAGTAAACTGTATGGCAGCGTCGCTCGCGTGGAAGGCTACACGCCGATGCCTCCGGCCGACAAAGAACAGATCTTTGGCACTGCCGAAGGTGAACGCGTGAACAAGATCATCGCCGCTTGGGTGAATTCACTTCCAACCGATATCGACAGCCGCTACAGCCAGTTCAAGATGGCAGACAAACGAAACATCCGCGCCAAGCCATCCACCAGCGCCACGGTGTGTGGGCAGGTGGCCCAAGGGGACATCGTGTATTTGGACCCTCGCCCGGCCACCGTGACGGCGGCTGACGGTTACAAATGGAGCCGCATCTATCTGGTGCCTTCTCACAGCCGTCTGTATAAACAAGCCTGCCCAACACCGGAAGATGGCGTGTACTATATCTCT